The region AAACATGGAAAAGAATTTAAAAAAAATTAAAGATACTGTTTGGAGATTATTGTATTTACAGCGTATGGAATTTTCTAGCCCGTTTTTATATTACCAAATATATTATAATAAACTCTTAATGAAAGAAATAAACAAGCTTTTACAAGAAATTGATGATTTAGTTAGTATAGAACAAATGAATACAGACAATCAAAGAAAATTTACTCTCAAAGAATTGGCTGAAAATGATGGATCTAATGGGAAGCCTGCTTATGTAGCGATAAATGGAATCGTTTATGATGTAAGTACAGAAATAACATGGGGTGGAGGTACTCATTTTGGTTTATATGCGGGTAATGATTTAACAGAAGAATTAAAGTCATGTCATGAAATGCAAATGATTATAAAGAAATTAACTCAAGTAGGAATTTTAAAGAAATAAATAAGGGGGATCATTTTGAATAGTAAGAAGTGTCCTATTTTAGAGAATAAAAGTAAAATTCCAAGTAGAATGATCGATTTAGCTATAGAAAAAATAAATCTGAATAATAATAAAAAAATTAATCTTATTTGGTTAGAGGCATGTGGATGCTCAGGGAATATCATATCTTTATTAAATGGTGAAGATCCAAGTGTAATATATTTTCTTAATAAAATGGTAAATATGACATACAATAATAGTCTTATGGCACAAGAGGGAGAAAGAGCTTTTGAAAAGTTTTTAGAAACATTACAAACTGAGTTTATATTGGTTGTAGAAGGTGCAGTTTCAACAAAAGAAGATGGATTTTTTAATTGTATTGCTAGATATAAAGGAAAGTTAATAACTGGAATGCAGGCTGTGGCTATAGCAGGAAAAAAAGCAAAATATGTTTTAGCTGTAGGATCATGTGCATCATATGGAGGACCTTCAGCAGCAAGACCTAATCCATCATTAAGCATGAGTGTATATGATTTTCTAGATAGGGAAGTTATAAGAATTCCTGGATGTCCATCACATCCTCAATGGGTAGTAGGAACAATAGCTCACATTATATCGTTTGGCAA is a window of Abyssisolibacter fermentans DNA encoding:
- a CDS encoding hydrogenase small subunit, which codes for MNSKKCPILENKSKIPSRMIDLAIEKINLNNNKKINLIWLEACGCSGNIISLLNGEDPSVIYFLNKMVNMTYNNSLMAQEGERAFEKFLETLQTEFILVVEGAVSTKEDGFFNCIARYKGKLITGMQAVAIAGKKAKYVLAVGSCASYGGPSAARPNPSLSMSVYDFLDREVIRIPGCPSHPQWVVGTIAHIISFGKPTLDIENRPTIFYGITIHDLCPRRSYFNKGIFASKLGDEECMFKLGCRGPITKADCPTRRWNDSINWPIGDNTPCIGCARNGFPDSMEPFIKY
- a CDS encoding cytochrome b5 domain-containing protein, with amino-acid sequence MEKNLKKIKDTVWRLLYLQRMEFSSPFLYYQIYYNKLLMKEINKLLQEIDDLVSIEQMNTDNQRKFTLKELAENDGSNGKPAYVAINGIVYDVSTEITWGGGTHFGLYAGNDLTEELKSCHEMQMIIKKLTQVGILKK